A window of candidate division WOR-3 bacterium contains these coding sequences:
- a CDS encoding efflux RND transporter permease subunit, translating to IGSYLYTQIQGSAISTFRLTGREYDILVRLPEEQRNELIDVLGMNIIGPTGPVPLKNLVAVRTGTGPIQIERKNNQRIVKITARSVGVSSGQLAQRIARAIKSIPVPSGFNIQISGSYQEMTSTFRDFILIIFIAVVLVFVVMASQFESLRDPFIILFTMPFAAIGVIWILFLTRTSISVISLLGLLILIGIVVNNGIVYIDYTNQLRRKHGLPLIEAVKEAGRVRLRPILMTSLTTIFGMLPLAFQIGEGSELWSPLGRAIVGGMLVSTLLPLVFIPVLYTIMEIRSERRRQQG from the coding sequence ATTGGTTCCTATCTTTACACCCAGATTCAGGGCAGTGCCATCAGCACCTTCCGATTAACCGGCAGGGAATACGACATTCTCGTCAGGTTGCCCGAAGAGCAGCGGAACGAACTGATTGATGTGTTGGGGATGAACATCATCGGGCCGACCGGTCCGGTGCCACTGAAGAACTTAGTAGCGGTTCGCACCGGCACCGGACCTATTCAGATTGAGCGTAAGAACAACCAGCGGATTGTGAAAATTACCGCGAGGTCGGTTGGTGTCTCTTCTGGTCAACTTGCCCAGCGTATCGCCCGGGCAATTAAGTCCATTCCGGTGCCTTCAGGATTCAATATCCAGATTTCCGGCTCGTATCAGGAGATGACATCCACCTTCCGCGACTTTATCCTGATTATATTTATTGCGGTTGTGCTTGTTTTTGTGGTGATGGCATCACAGTTTGAATCACTGCGGGACCCGTTTATCATCCTGTTCACGATGCCGTTTGCGGCTATAGGGGTTATCTGGATTCTCTTTCTGACCCGAACCAGTATTTCGGTTATTTCCCTTTTAGGGCTTTTAATCCTCATCGGCATCGTGGTCAACAACGGGATTGTTTATATTGATTATACCAATCAGTTGCGGCGCAAGCACGGGCTACCACTGATTGAGGCGGTAAAGGAGGCGGGCAGGGTGAGGTTGCGCCCGATTTTGATGACCTCGTTAACAACCATTTTTGGGATGCTGCCTTTGGCTTTTCAGATTGGTGAAGGTTCAGAACTCTGGTCACCCTTGGGCAGAGCAATAGTTGGCGGTATGCTCGTTTCCACCCTCCTGCCGCTTGTTTTTATTCCAGTTCTTTACACGATAATGGAAATTAGGTCTGAGCGAAGGCGTCAACAAGGATAG